One genomic window of Helicobacter canis includes the following:
- a CDS encoding sugar-transfer associated ATP-grasp domain-containing protein: protein MYHSINPHHPLDVAYLDNHFYYCDILPYFNPKSYQAAFSDKNYYDVIFSRFPTPRTIAKRIKGSYYRPSANTSHTPQSLESTLASLQDYDRVLIKPTEMHATGLGSGIAIVDSRGQDIAQVLAGYTGDIAIQEVITQHHFLRDLQPSSVNTFRIVTFLYQNKCVLLSAVLYIGAGGVASNDGEFYKIGIDENGVARDFIAQGWGKQASSLPSGARVCGEQIPHFDKAVTMAKSMHLVLPHFGLIGWDFTIDENGKPVMIELNLDCPTCESLQFCNAPLFGDLSESVFEEVLRARI from the coding sequence ATCTACCATAGCATAAATCCCCACCACCCCCTAGATGTAGCCTACCTAGACAATCACTTCTACTACTGCGATATCCTCCCCTACTTCAATCCTAAATCCTACCAAGCCGCCTTTAGCGATAAAAACTACTATGATGTGATTTTCTCCCGCTTCCCTACCCCTCGCACGATAGCCAAGCGTATAAAAGGCAGCTACTACCGCCCAAGCGCAAATACAAGCCACACGCCCCAAAGTCTAGAATCCACTTTAGCATCGCTACAAGACTATGACCGCGTGCTGATTAAGCCCACAGAAATGCACGCCACAGGGCTAGGCAGTGGGATTGCAATAGTGGATTCTAGGGGGCAAGACATAGCACAAGTGCTAGCAGGCTATACAGGCGATATTGCGATACAAGAAGTCATTACACAGCACCATTTTTTGCGCGATTTACAGCCAAGCTCTGTGAATACCTTTAGAATCGTTACTTTTTTATATCAAAACAAATGCGTGCTACTTAGCGCGGTGCTATATATCGGGGCTGGAGGCGTGGCGTCTAATGATGGGGAGTTTTATAAAATCGGCATTGATGAAAATGGCGTGGCGAGAGATTTTATCGCCCAAGGCTGGGGCAAACAGGCTTCAAGCCTACCAAGTGGCGCGAGAGTTTGCGGCGAGCAGATTCCGCATTTTGATAAGGCTGTAACTATGGCTAAGTCTATGCACCTAGTGCTGCCGCATTTTGGGCTTATCGGCTGGGATTTTACTATCGATGAAAATGGTAAGCCTGTGATGATAGAGCTAAATCTTGACTGCCCGACTTGTGAGAGCTTGCAGTTTTGCAATGCCCCACTCTTTGGCGATTTAAGTGAGAGTGTGTTTGAAGAAGTCTTAAGAGCTAGAATCTAG
- the kdsB gene encoding 3-deoxy-manno-octulosonate cytidylyltransferase codes for MIIIPARLASTRFPNKILADIFGLPMVIKSAKNAAKVDEVCVACDDISVLELCQSHNIRATLTSKDHQSGTDRCYEAAKKLGLPSSEIIINLQADEPFLEPEILQALQSKMAQGAFMASCATHITKAQALDPNVVKVVVDSSGNALYFSRSLIPYDRDGSTDDSKMDSSYLGHLGVYGYSVESLKEFCSLPQSREQSPLEHTEKLEQLRALYYGWRIAMVFVETQSIGIDSPEDLARALARFSHKES; via the coding sequence ATGATCATAATCCCAGCGCGGCTTGCTTCCACTCGCTTTCCAAACAAAATCCTAGCCGATATTTTTGGGCTACCTATGGTGATAAAAAGTGCCAAAAACGCCGCCAAAGTCGATGAGGTCTGCGTGGCTTGCGATGATATAAGCGTGCTAGAGCTATGCCAGAGCCACAATATCCGCGCCACTCTTACAAGCAAAGATCATCAAAGCGGCACTGATAGATGCTATGAAGCGGCAAAAAAGCTAGGGCTTCCTAGCAGTGAGATCATCATCAATCTCCAAGCTGATGAGCCGTTTTTAGAGCCAGAGATTTTGCAAGCATTGCAGAGCAAAATGGCGCAAGGTGCGTTTATGGCAAGCTGTGCTACACATATCACCAAAGCCCAAGCCCTTGACCCAAATGTGGTGAAAGTCGTGGTGGATTCTAGTGGCAATGCGCTGTATTTCTCGCGCTCTCTTATCCCTTATGATCGCGATGGTAGCACAGATGATAGCAAAATGGATTCTAGCTATTTGGGGCATTTGGGCGTGTATGGGTATAGTGTAGAGAGTCTTAAAGAGTTTTGCTCCCTGCCACAATCTAGGGAGCAATCCCCCCTAGAGCATACAGAGAAGCTAGAGCAGCTACGCGCGCTTTACTATGGATGGCGCATTGCTATGGTGTTTGTAGAGACGCAGAGCATAGGGATTGACAGCCCAGAGGATCTAGCAAGGGCTTTGGCGCGATTTAGCCATAAAGAGTCCTAA
- a CDS encoding DUF4105 domain-containing protein — MRVVFLALWACLCASPLVASQASLSVGISSIDFRVDSATLRETLLALPVPQSPTWRALLHYQNNHSSIPKQSQKSTFFLHKKGHKNPRLEYIATINSLINAIDSSGLKANGNEREFACLYPARLQLIELYLQNLVASSTTNALAYKQALQAILAYGQSTLCKGLQEFLALVPIDEIWLEFAAESDIYPGSSMGHIYLRLLGESQQDIDTEAGDIKIVRKKGDIQEYGMSYYAILSEFFNPLDYIRAMFGSLTGYYALTPYSNLSTEYLENQSRVLYRFKLESTFSQRELFRLHLWELKDRQIHYAFITHNCTDGIAQILSVLDSSYGFKKFKPFITPATYIKRLDSTGQIATQEWLAPPHKQKFINRFGVNDILHSYPNSKLTLDYEQGNLLSFYLAPIYSAITNADSSYKEHIESRLFAIEGKIALDSSLTTRQERAFLSQIELLHLYSLADFYRTHTLSKLISVRLESNLYQYEASNAFGAFINRQTRLFPTIESGLGFSAYARYLTFFALPFLGYRYEVIHNPYIAMRLGVIARLPRVKAIVESSLYYDILGNNRGYDSRLRGFLGINLYTSKHFALDVFVDSSVYWNLLPNTRIIYETQHLWQTKAGISLHF; from the coding sequence TTGCGCGTAGTTTTTCTAGCATTATGGGCTTGTCTTTGTGCAAGTCCGCTGGTAGCCAGCCAAGCTTCATTGAGTGTTGGCATTTCAAGTATTGATTTTCGTGTAGATTCTGCCACTTTGCGTGAGACTCTTCTCGCACTTCCTGTTCCGCAATCCCCCACTTGGAGAGCTCTGCTCCACTACCAAAATAATCACTCAAGTATCCCTAAGCAATCCCAAAAATCGACATTTTTCTTGCACAAAAAGGGGCATAAAAATCCGCGATTAGAATATATCGCTACCATAAATAGCCTAATAAACGCAATAGATTCTAGTGGGTTAAAGGCAAATGGCAATGAGCGAGAGTTTGCCTGCTTGTATCCTGCGAGATTACAGCTTATTGAATTGTATTTGCAAAATCTAGTAGCAAGTAGCACGACAAATGCGCTAGCTTATAAACAAGCCTTGCAGGCGATTCTAGCTTATGGGCAAAGCACGCTATGCAAGGGCTTGCAAGAGTTTTTGGCTCTTGTGCCAATTGATGAAATCTGGCTTGAGTTTGCCGCAGAGAGCGACATATATCCGGGCTCTAGTATGGGGCATATCTATTTGCGCTTGCTTGGAGAAAGCCAGCAAGACATAGATACAGAGGCTGGAGACATAAAAATCGTGCGTAAAAAAGGCGACATACAAGAATATGGTATGAGCTACTACGCAATTTTAAGCGAGTTTTTTAATCCGCTCGATTATATCCGCGCGATGTTTGGTAGCTTAACAGGCTATTACGCGCTAACTCCTTATAGCAATCTCTCCACAGAATATTTAGAGAATCAATCTCGCGTGCTTTATCGCTTCAAGCTAGAATCCACTTTTTCACAGCGCGAGCTGTTTAGGCTGCATTTGTGGGAGCTAAAAGATAGGCAAATCCACTACGCTTTCATCACTCATAACTGCACCGATGGGATCGCACAGATCCTAAGCGTGCTAGATTCTAGCTATGGATTTAAGAAATTTAAGCCTTTTATCACGCCAGCTACTTACATTAAGCGCCTAGATTCAACGGGGCAGATTGCCACACAAGAGTGGCTCGCACCACCACATAAACAGAAATTCATCAATCGCTTTGGGGTAAATGATATTTTGCACTCCTATCCAAATAGCAAGCTAACGCTAGATTATGAGCAGGGCAATCTACTCTCTTTTTATCTCGCACCAATTTACTCTGCTATCACAAATGCGGATTCTAGCTACAAGGAGCATATAGAATCTAGACTTTTTGCCATAGAGGGTAAAATCGCACTAGATTCTAGCTTGACCACTCGCCAAGAGCGTGCTTTTCTCTCTCAAATTGAGCTGTTGCATTTGTATTCTTTGGCGGATTTTTATCGCACGCATACGCTATCTAAGCTTATCTCTGTGCGCCTAGAATCTAACCTCTACCAGTATGAAGCTAGCAATGCTTTTGGTGCTTTTATAAATCGCCAGACAAGGCTTTTTCCAACCATTGAAAGCGGGCTTGGGTTTAGCGCGTATGCTAGGTATTTGACATTTTTTGCACTGCCATTTCTTGGCTATCGCTATGAAGTGATTCATAATCCCTACATTGCTATGAGACTTGGTGTGATCGCACGCCTCCCCAGAGTCAAAGCTATCGTAGAATCAAGTTTGTATTATGATATTTTGGGAAATAATCGCGGCTATGACTCAAGGCTGCGTGGCTTTCTTGGGATAAATCTCTATACAAGCAAACATTTCGCACTAGATGTATTTGTAGATTCTAGTGTATATTGGAATCTACTCCCCAACACACGCATTATCTATGAGACACAGCATTTGTGGCAGACAAAAGCTGGCATATCACTGCATTTTTAG
- the ndk gene encoding nucleoside-diphosphate kinase — translation MAEQTLSIIKPDAVQKGVIGKIIDRFESNGLRIAAMKKLQLSKCDAQAFYAIHKDRPFFNDLVEFMISGPVVAMVLEGDNAVSKNRDLMGATNPKEAKPGTIRADFAQSIDANAVHGSDSLENARNEIAFFFAAREIC, via the coding sequence ATGGCAGAGCAGACTCTCTCTATCATCAAGCCTGATGCCGTGCAAAAAGGCGTGATCGGCAAAATCATCGATCGCTTTGAGAGCAATGGCTTAAGAATTGCTGCGATGAAGAAGCTTCAACTATCTAAATGCGATGCGCAAGCATTCTACGCTATCCATAAAGACCGACCATTTTTCAACGATCTTGTAGAGTTTATGATCAGCGGTCCAGTGGTAGCGATGGTGCTAGAAGGGGATAATGCCGTGAGCAAAAACCGCGATCTAATGGGCGCGACAAACCCCAAAGAAGCCAAGCCCGGCACGATCCGTGCGGATTTTGCGCAAAGTATTGATGCTAATGCCGTGCATGGCAGCGATAGCCTAGAGAATGCGCGTAATGAAATCGCGTTTTTCTTCGCTGCTAGAGAGATTTGCTAG
- the rpmF gene encoding 50S ribosomal protein L32, which produces MAVPKRRVSKTRAAKRRTHYKIALAKPIKDKDGSWKLPHHINKFSGSYK; this is translated from the coding sequence ATGGCAGTGCCAAAGAGACGAGTAAGTAAAACAAGAGCAGCAAAACGCAGGACTCACTACAAAATCGCCCTAGCAAAACCGATCAAAGACAAAGACGGCAGCTGGAAGCTCCCACACCATATCAATAAATTTAGTGGCTCATATAAATAA
- the plsX gene encoding phosphate acyltransferase PlsX codes for MWKIAVDVMGADHGVAPIVQGAIAASKARECKVLLVGDEREIVPVLSQSSVAYGANERVEVVHCSDYIRMEESATDALKRKDSSIYIATELVREGKANALVSPGHSGSTMSLATLRLGRIDGVSRPAICTLMPTITDKPSMILDAGANTDCKPEYLVEFAIMGYEYARGVMGYDENAIRVGLLANGEEESKGNELTKAAFAMLKPYAFFKGNVEGNDIFNGSVDVIVCDGFSGNLVLKASEGVSSSISTILKQEIKSSPLRLLGGLLLKGAFANLKKKVDYAEYGGAPLLGVKKVAIISHGKSNARAIENAVYQALRACEAKVCERIAQAFASKE; via the coding sequence ATGTGGAAAATAGCTGTTGATGTGATGGGGGCTGACCACGGAGTCGCGCCCATTGTGCAAGGTGCTATTGCAGCGAGCAAAGCGCGTGAGTGCAAGGTGCTGCTTGTAGGCGATGAGCGCGAGATAGTCCCTGTGCTTTCCCAAAGTAGCGTGGCGTATGGGGCAAATGAGCGCGTAGAAGTGGTGCATTGTAGCGACTATATCCGTATGGAAGAGAGTGCCACCGATGCCCTAAAGCGCAAGGATTCATCGATTTATATCGCCACAGAGCTTGTGCGAGAGGGCAAAGCTAATGCACTTGTATCACCCGGGCATAGCGGCTCGACTATGAGTCTAGCGACTCTACGGCTTGGGCGCATTGATGGCGTGTCGCGCCCTGCTATTTGCACACTTATGCCCACTATCACAGATAAGCCTAGTATGATCCTAGATGCCGGGGCAAACACCGACTGCAAGCCTGAATACCTAGTGGAGTTTGCGATAATGGGCTATGAATACGCGCGAGGCGTGATGGGCTATGATGAAAACGCTATCCGCGTGGGGCTTTTAGCAAATGGCGAGGAAGAATCTAAAGGCAATGAACTCACAAAAGCCGCCTTTGCTATGCTGAAGCCCTATGCATTTTTCAAGGGCAATGTAGAGGGCAATGACATATTTAATGGCAGTGTTGATGTCATCGTATGCGATGGCTTTAGCGGGAATCTCGTGCTAAAGGCAAGTGAAGGTGTCTCAAGCTCTATAAGCACTATCCTAAAACAAGAGATTAAGTCATCTCCTTTGCGCCTGCTAGGTGGGCTGCTACTTAAAGGCGCATTTGCCAATCTTAAGAAAAAGGTCGATTACGCCGAGTATGGCGGTGCGCCACTGCTTGGGGTCAAAAAAGTCGCCATAATCAGCCACGGAAAATCTAACGCCCGCGCCATAGAAAATGCCGTATATCAAGCATTGCGAGCGTGTGAAGCCAAAGTGTGTGAGCGCATAGCCCAGGCATTTGCCAGCAAGGAGTAG
- a CDS encoding beta-ketoacyl-ACP synthase III, with product MYYAAMRSIASFVPSRCVPNAEFESTLDTSDEWITKRTGIRSRYFASDDEGSSDLGIKAASLAIERANLTAKDIDLVICATLSPDFMAMPSNACLISAGLGIVDVPAFDITAACTGFIYLLSVAKSFVESGTYRNVLIVGAEKVSNVLDFSDRGTCVLFGDGAGAAVISRTQDKAESILDVHIGANGTYSDLLMTPQKSSDGAGGKLQMKGSEVFKHAVRTLTADVIHILERNHLSPEAINLFIPHQANLRIISAVGEQLGLRDDQVIITVQKYGNTSAASIPMAIDEAYKAKRLKKGDLMLLDAFGGGFTWGSALVYFGGTPLYA from the coding sequence ATGTATTATGCTGCTATGCGCTCTATCGCATCATTTGTGCCAAGTCGCTGTGTCCCAAATGCAGAGTTTGAAAGCACGCTTGATACAAGCGATGAGTGGATCACCAAACGCACAGGGATCAGATCTCGCTACTTTGCAAGCGATGATGAAGGTAGCAGTGATCTAGGGATCAAAGCAGCCTCCCTAGCCATAGAGCGAGCCAATCTCACAGCCAAAGATATAGATCTAGTTATTTGCGCGACCCTTAGCCCAGATTTTATGGCTATGCCTAGCAATGCGTGCTTGATCAGTGCTGGGCTTGGCATAGTTGATGTCCCAGCCTTTGATATAACTGCTGCTTGCACGGGGTTTATCTACCTACTCTCCGTGGCAAAGAGCTTTGTAGAGTCAGGCACATATCGCAATGTGCTTATTGTGGGAGCAGAAAAAGTCAGCAATGTCCTAGACTTTAGCGATAGGGGGACTTGCGTGCTTTTTGGCGATGGGGCGGGGGCTGCTGTCATCTCACGCACACAAGACAAAGCAGAATCTATCCTTGATGTCCATATCGGCGCAAATGGCACATATAGCGACTTGCTAATGACACCGCAAAAATCTAGCGATGGCGCAGGCGGCAAGCTGCAAATGAAAGGCAGCGAAGTCTTCAAGCACGCAGTGCGCACACTTACTGCCGATGTGATCCATATCCTAGAGCGCAATCATCTCTCCCCTGAAGCTATCAATCTCTTTATCCCTCATCAAGCAAACTTGCGCATAATCTCCGCAGTAGGCGAGCAGCTAGGCTTGCGCGATGATCAAGTCATCATAACCGTGCAGAAATATGGCAATACCTCAGCAGCAAGTATCCCTATGGCAATCGATGAAGCCTACAAGGCTAAGAGACTTAAAAAAGGCGATCTTATGTTGCTTGATGCCTTTGGCGGGGGATTTACTTGGGGGTCGGCGTTGGTGTATTTTGGCGGCACACCACTATATGCATAA
- a CDS encoding YggS family pyridoxal phosphate-dependent enzyme translates to MAAHHYMHNLAHNLAHITQQIQTAAAQYQKQHNLSKHTIKLIAVSKYQNLDSMRALYLAGQYAFGENRVQDLRDKQRGFCSALSDLAPTAPANPPIEWHFIGTLQRNKINSLLALSPTLIHSIHSLELALSLDEKCRAKDRIQPVLLQVNAANEPSKHGFSLESTCDAFAHIRAHCPHLRLQGLMCIGAHTHDTQAIEESFARTKALYDTLQAHFAGVETLSMGMSGDFAYAIKQGANMVRIGSALFV, encoded by the coding sequence TTGGCGGCACACCACTATATGCATAATCTAGCACACAATCTCGCCCACATCACCCAGCAAATCCAAACCGCCGCCGCACAATACCAAAAGCAGCACAATCTCAGCAAACACACAATCAAACTCATCGCTGTAAGTAAATACCAAAATCTAGATTCTATGCGCGCACTCTACCTTGCTGGGCAATATGCCTTTGGCGAAAACAGGGTGCAAGATTTGCGCGATAAGCAGCGTGGATTTTGCAGCGCATTAAGCGATCTAGCCCCCACTGCGCCAGCTAATCCTCCCATTGAGTGGCATTTCATCGGCACACTCCAGCGCAATAAAATCAACTCCCTCCTAGCCCTAAGCCCCACTCTAATCCACTCTATCCACTCCCTAGAGCTAGCCCTAAGCCTTGATGAAAAATGCCGCGCAAAGGATAGAATCCAGCCTGTGCTTTTGCAAGTCAATGCCGCAAATGAGCCTAGCAAGCACGGCTTCTCCCTAGAATCCACTTGTGATGCTTTCGCCCATATCCGTGCGCATTGCCCGCATTTGCGCTTACAAGGGCTTATGTGTATAGGTGCGCACACGCACGATACACAAGCCATAGAAGAGAGCTTTGCTAGGACAAAAGCCCTGTATGATACGCTGCAAGCGCACTTTGCAGGTGTAGAGACTTTGTCTATGGGTATGAGCGGGGACTTTGCCTATGCGATTAAACAAGGGGCAAATATGGTGCGTATCGGCTCGGCATTGTTTGTTTGA
- the ligA gene encoding NAD-dependent DNA ligase LigA encodes MLRSKEQYLSALKTLQTYAYAYYVLDDPIASDEEYDILYHQVKAYESKHPQDTLPESPTQRVGGGVLEGFEKHTHKQRMWSLDDVFSVQELEEWVERLHRQYPHASFVCSPKFDGASLNLCYENGVLVSAATRGDGLIGEEVLQNAKTIHSIPLTIPHKDTIEIRGEVVIKRADFAALNATRAEQGLPLFANPRNAAAGSLRQLDSAITAQRKLLFIPWGIGFSAMKISASFYETMRFVEKSGFYPIMRHIRQASNAQEIHAYYEYLQQQRDGFAMMLDGMVVMIDSFALQDELGWTIKSPRFACAYKFPAVEKITQILSITNQVGRTGVITPVAELEPIEIEGAMITRASLYNYSDIEKKGIYLNDFVIIIRSGDVIPKIIKPLVARRDGSQTPILPPTTCPECHSHLVQEEVALRCCNLSCKARIVESIVYFASKKALNIDGLGEKLVYQLYEAGLIASILDLYVLDKQSLLSLEGFKDKKASNLLNAISATKHIALWRFINALGITHIGEWASKELERSFGLDCFAKSYEEIIAISGFGQEMARSFVEFVRINAEFINRLLALIEPTPLESTFEKVDSSPIANLSFVITGTLSVPRDVMKQRLEDLGARVSSSVSKKTDFVLCGVDSGSKEQKARELGVRIIDEAGLEQLLAAKS; translated from the coding sequence ATGCTACGAAGCAAGGAGCAATACCTAAGCGCGCTAAAGACACTACAAACTTACGCGTATGCTTACTATGTGCTTGATGATCCAATCGCTAGCGATGAGGAATACGACATACTCTATCATCAAGTCAAAGCCTATGAGAGCAAGCACCCCCAAGACACTCTGCCAGAGTCCCCCACGCAGCGCGTAGGTGGCGGTGTGCTAGAGGGATTTGAGAAGCACACACATAAGCAGAGAATGTGGAGTCTTGATGATGTCTTTAGCGTGCAGGAGCTAGAGGAGTGGGTGGAGCGACTGCATAGACAATATCCACACGCTAGCTTTGTATGCTCGCCGAAGTTTGATGGCGCATCGCTTAATCTCTGCTATGAAAACGGCGTGCTAGTGAGTGCTGCCACAAGGGGCGATGGACTCATTGGCGAAGAGGTGCTGCAAAATGCCAAGACAATCCACTCTATCCCACTTACAATCCCTCATAAAGACACGATTGAAATCCGCGGTGAAGTCGTGATAAAACGAGCGGATTTTGCCGCGCTTAATGCCACTAGAGCAGAGCAGGGCTTGCCACTTTTTGCCAATCCGCGCAATGCCGCAGCAGGCTCACTGCGCCAGCTAGATAGCGCGATCACTGCCCAAAGGAAGCTGCTGTTTATCCCGTGGGGCATTGGCTTTAGCGCGATGAAGATCTCTGCTAGCTTTTATGAGACAATGCGCTTTGTGGAAAAAAGTGGATTCTACCCCATAATGCGCCATATCCGCCAAGCTAGCAACGCCCAAGAAATCCACGCCTACTATGAGTATCTACAACAACAGCGCGATGGCTTTGCGATGATGCTAGATGGTATGGTGGTGATGATAGATAGCTTTGCCCTGCAAGATGAGCTAGGCTGGACGATCAAGTCTCCTCGCTTTGCTTGTGCGTATAAATTCCCAGCGGTTGAGAAGATCACGCAAATCCTTTCTATCACCAATCAAGTAGGGCGCACAGGCGTGATCACACCCGTAGCAGAGCTAGAGCCTATCGAGATTGAAGGTGCTATGATCACGCGCGCTAGTTTGTATAATTACAGCGATATTGAGAAAAAGGGCATTTATCTTAATGACTTTGTCATCATTATCCGCAGTGGCGATGTGATCCCTAAAATCATTAAGCCCTTAGTCGCTAGGCGCGATGGCTCTCAAACCCCTATCCTCCCTCCTACAACCTGCCCAGAATGCCACTCACACTTGGTGCAAGAAGAAGTAGCCTTGCGCTGCTGCAACCTCTCGTGCAAAGCTCGCATAGTCGAGTCTATCGTGTATTTTGCGAGCAAAAAGGCATTAAACATCGATGGGCTAGGCGAGAAGCTAGTCTATCAGCTCTATGAAGCTGGGCTCATTGCCTCTATCCTTGATCTTTATGTCCTTGATAAGCAAAGCCTGCTATCTCTAGAGGGCTTTAAAGACAAAAAGGCAAGCAATCTCCTAAATGCCATTTCTGCCACTAAGCATATCGCGCTATGGCGGTTTATCAACGCGCTAGGCATTACACATATTGGCGAGTGGGCGAGCAAGGAGCTAGAGAGAAGCTTTGGGCTTGACTGCTTTGCAAAAAGCTATGAAGAGATTATCGCCATTAGTGGCTTTGGGCAGGAGATGGCGCGAAGCTTTGTGGAGTTTGTGCGTATCAATGCCGAGTTTATCAACAGGCTTTTAGCACTCATTGAGCCTACACCCCTAGAATCCACTTTTGAAAAAGTGGATTCTAGCCCCATAGCTAATCTAAGCTTTGTCATCACCGGCACACTGAGTGTCCCGCGCGATGTGATGAAGCAAAGACTAGAAGACCTAGGCGCGCGCGTAAGCTCTAGTGTGAGTAAAAAGACAGATTTCGTGCTGTGTGGGGTGGATTCTGGGAGCAAGGAGCAAAAGGCTAGGGAGCTTGGCGTGCGTATTATCGATGAAGCAGGATTAGAGCAATTACTAGCAGCTAAGTCCTAG
- a CDS encoding chemotaxis protein — protein sequence MIKDIDQTTSLHLNNEAQFLCFTLDDPESVELHGEHIGMQLYAINVFKVREIIYYDGDLTETAGENDGLVLGFLTVRGESMPLVDMRRWLYFNSQNPQKDLRPFSISSQKSLVVICNFSNQNVGLKILGVKRIINKNWNDITVGSEFGFDGDSKVTATTKYDDGSVIQILDVEKMVADAFPDQEFGRKLKIDVLGTINSDKLVLMAEDSKSASKALESVLEKLNVRYISFSNGRALLDYLYSDGVLEQVGAVITDLEMPVISGFEVLKQIKGRVESRNLPVIVNSSMSNDSNLEMASSLHADGFISKSDPLQVQDLLRKFLG from the coding sequence GTGATAAAAGATATTGATCAAACCACGAGTCTTCATCTCAATAATGAAGCGCAGTTTCTATGCTTCACGCTTGATGATCCAGAATCCGTAGAGCTACACGGCGAGCATATCGGTATGCAGCTATATGCGATCAATGTATTTAAAGTGCGCGAGATTATCTACTATGATGGAGATTTGACAGAGACTGCTGGGGAGAATGACGGGCTTGTGCTGGGCTTTTTGACCGTGCGTGGAGAGTCTATGCCCCTTGTGGATATGCGCCGCTGGCTGTATTTCAACTCACAAAACCCCCAAAAAGACCTGCGCCCATTCTCAATCAGCTCGCAAAAAAGCCTTGTAGTCATTTGTAATTTTTCTAACCAAAATGTAGGGCTTAAGATTCTAGGCGTGAAGCGCATCATCAACAAAAATTGGAATGACATTACCGTGGGGAGTGAATTTGGCTTTGATGGGGATAGCAAGGTAACTGCCACGACCAAATACGATGATGGCTCTGTGATCCAAATCCTTGATGTAGAAAAAATGGTAGCCGATGCCTTCCCTGATCAAGAGTTTGGGCGCAAGCTCAAAATCGATGTGCTAGGCACAATCAATAGTGATAAACTCGTGCTTATGGCAGAGGATTCTAAGTCGGCTTCTAAGGCATTAGAGTCAGTTTTAGAAAAGCTGAATGTCCGCTATATATCGTTTAGCAATGGGCGTGCATTGCTGGATTATCTCTACTCTGATGGCGTGCTAGAGCAAGTGGGGGCTGTGATCACAGATCTTGAAATGCCTGTCATCTCCGGCTTTGAAGTGCTTAAGCAAATCAAAGGGCGCGTAGAATCCAGAAATCTCCCTGTGATTGTTAATTCCTCTATGAGCAATGATTCTAATCTTGAAATGGCTTCAAGTCTCCACGCCGATGGATTTATCTCAAAATCAGATCCTTTGCAAGTGCAAGATTTATTGCGAAAATTTTTAGGCTAA